A stretch of DNA from Candidatus Neptunochlamydia vexilliferae:
CCTTAACCATTTCAGGCGGTTTTCGTAAGCCTCCCGCTCTTCTTTGGTAAAGTTCATCACCCCGATGACATGAATCGCTTTTTCGAGCTCTGGACTCTTCAGTTTTTTTGCTAATTTCTCCTGATCAATGAGATCGTGCTTGGTTAGAAAGGCTGACCACATATCCAGGGCGCTCTGAATTTTTGTCACGATCTTCCCATGCTTTTTTTCAAGCTGATCGGTAAATTTTTTGAGCTCAATGGTATGAAGCTCCAAGTCTTTAAAATAGCAATGGCCGAGCTCTTTTTCTGCAATATGAAAGACATTGTGGTACTTCTCCACTTTTGGAATCGAGGTAAAGTTGAGAATATGAATCCCTATCACCTTATTGAGCTTCGAATAATTTTGCGCCTCTCCTAGTTGGTCTGAATAGAGCTTAGCCCAATAGTAGAGGGCTCTTTTGTCATAATCAGCCTCGTCGGAAATCTGAATTTCAATGTTAAATTTCTGCCCACTGGTTGACTCAGCCTTGATATCTAAAATAGAGAGCTTATCTTTTTTAAACCTCTTTTGGTTGTAAGGATTAAGCAACGTGACAGTTTTGACCTGATCTTCCTGACTCACAACGGCGTTTATCAGAGAGATCAAAAGATCTTTGTTCTCTTCTACCCCAAAGATCTTCTTAAAGGCGATGTCTACTCTAGGATTTACGTCTGCCATGTCTTACCTCTAATTTGATATCATCACTTTTACACAGTCTACTATGGGATATTTATCCCTTTGTAATCTGATCATCTGTTCAAAGTACCTGAGAATTCTCCCGTAACACTCCATGAGGATTTTCCCATCCATGAAGTAACAGATTAAGCGATACCGCACTTCAATTCTGTACCCGATATAGTCTGAAAATAGATCGAGCAGTTGGAAATTTGGAGAGCTTTTTTCATCGGGGAGATTCATGATCTCTTCGGGAGACTTTAACCCTTTGATCTCCTCAATCACCTGCGCTATACTGCGATCTTCTTCCCCACCATATAACCGAAACTGCTCTTCTAAAAACTCTATGAAGTTCCCTCCAAACATCTCGGGTTTAATCGTCCAAATATATCGATCTTCGGTCTCTTTTAGATCGTAAAGGTCGATGTTTACCTCATCCTTTAGGCACTTAATCGCCTCTTCAAGACCGAAGTTTTCTCGCTCCAAATCTTCCTTGTCGATCGTAATGTCTAAAGCAATTCCATTTGCTAAATATGTTCCCATGGGTTTCTCCTAGTTCCATTAATATGATATCGAAGCTGCGAAAAGTTTTAAAGCATCTTTTTTCCCATCGAGGTCCCCATCTTGGCGTAGGTTTCGATGTATTGAGCCGAGGTTTCGACTAGATCTTGATCAAAAATAATTTTACTTGGCTCGAAGAGAAGAATCACACACGATCCTCCAAACTCAAAGTACCCTTTTTCATCTCCCTTTTTGCAGGGCTTTTCGGGTGTATAGGTTTGCTGAATGGAGCCGACGCAGGTGGCTCCCACTTCGATGTAAAGCAAGGTGCCAAATGAGGTTGTTTCGACCGGGGTAATGACCCGTTTGTTTTCGCTGAGGATGGAGAAGTGTTTGCGGAGGGCGATTGGGTTTACGGAGAAAAGAGGGCCATTGATCAGCTTGGCTTTACCAGGGGTTCCGCTGCAAGGGAAGTGATACCGATGGTAGTCGGTAGGGCATAGGCGAGAGATCACCATGCTTCCCTCACGGTACTTTTCAACCAGTTCTTCATTATCGAGGAGACTGCGAAGATTAAACTTTTGCCCCTTCACATAAAACCCTTCCACTTTTTCAAGATTGGGAAAGACAAGGTGACGCCCATCAGCGGGGAAAACAACCATATCGCTCCCCTTCTTAATGGGGCGGGCCTTCGGCTTGAGCTTTCGGATAAAAAAGTCGTTGAACGAGTTAAAACTTTCAATCGGATCGGCAAACTCACTCACATCGACATGAAAGTCGCGAATAAAAGGAATGATTTTTGTCCGACTCTTTTTTCTCTTTTGCCGCTT
This window harbors:
- a CDS encoding Rpn family recombination-promoting nuclease/putative transposase; this encodes MADVNPRVDIAFKKIFGVEENKDLLISLINAVVSQEDQVKTVTLLNPYNQKRFKKDKLSILDIKAESTSGQKFNIEIQISDEADYDKRALYYWAKLYSDQLGEAQNYSKLNKVIGIHILNFTSIPKVEKYHNVFHIAEKELGHCYFKDLELHTIELKKFTDQLEKKHGKIVTKIQSALDMWSAFLTKHDLIDQEKLAKKLKSPELEKAIHVIGVMNFTKEEREAYENRLKWLRIEANTLKKVEARAKKEGQKIGEKKKATEIASALIAKGFSIEEASELTGLQEEEIKNGS
- a CDS encoding phosphatidylserine decarboxylase, which produces MLPPLPKGRGIRIDILMNDITYRDRATGKLKKEKIYGKFFLETLYGNNIFSRLLLLPLFAHIPFFSKQYGKRQKRKKSRTKIIPFIRDFHVDVSEFADPIESFNSFNDFFIRKLKPKARPIKKGSDMVVFPADGRHLVFPNLEKVEGFYVKGQKFNLRSLLDNEELVEKYREGSMVISRLCPTDYHRYHFPCSGTPGKAKLINGPLFSVNPIALRKHFSILSENKRVITPVETTSFGTLLYIEVGATCVGSIQQTYTPEKPCKKGDEKGYFEFGGSCVILLFEPSKIIFDQDLVETSAQYIETYAKMGTSMGKKML